The following are encoded together in the Lathyrus oleraceus cultivar Zhongwan6 chromosome 3, CAAS_Psat_ZW6_1.0, whole genome shotgun sequence genome:
- the LOC127127707 gene encoding CLAVATA3/ESR (CLE)-related protein TDIF yields MDIEPLWSLGGWIFLSNCMAEPNTSKQLNFFHFLTLLLILLLLINLSHQPTSTLNPSSTTSTKSTMPSSSSTSTNLHPHKSQKHGAGKEFGVDAHEVPSGPNPISNR; encoded by the coding sequence ATGGATATTGAACCCTTGTGGTCTCTTGGGGGGTGGATTTTTCTTTCAAATTGCATGGCTGAACCTAAtacctcaaaacaactcaattTTTTTCACTTCCTCACACTCCTCCTCATCCTTCTCCTCCTCATCAATTTATCTCATCAACCAACATCAACCCTAAACCCTTCTTCAACAACTTCTACCAAATCAACCATGCCGTCGTCGTCATCGACTTCGACAAACTTGCACCCTCACAAATCTCAAAAACATGGAGCTGGAAAAGAATTTGGAGTTGATGCTCATGAAGTCCCAAGTGGTCCAAACCCTATATCGAACCGGTAA